GGCGGTGATCATGTCGGTGCCGCCGAGTGCGTCGTTCCGTCCGCCAGGGGGTCGCGTCGCCGACGTCGGCCGCCTCGTCAGGACATTGCCGGCGCAGCTGCGGCGGAGCTGGTACATCCTTTACTTCCAGTTGCCCTGGCTGCCAGAACGTTCCACCGAATGGATCGTCCCGCGACTGTGGCGAAAGTGGTCGCCCGGATACGCGGCCGACGAGGACGTCCGTCACGTCCACGCGTCCATCGGTGCCCCTGACCGTTGGCGCGCCGCGCTGGGTTTCTACCGCGCGGTCGTGCGAAACACCAAGGTACCGCCGCAGTACGCCGAACTGCACGAGCACTGGCTTGCGGCGCCGCGGATCCCGACGCTGTATCTACATGGCCGCGACGACGGTTGTGCCACAGCGGATTACGCACAGTGGGTCGAGAAGATTCTGCCGGACGGCAGCGAGGTCACGATCGTCCCGCATACCGGGCATTTCCTGCAGCTCGATCAGCCCGACGTCGTCGGACGCCACATCGCCGACTTCGTGGGATCGCCGATCTAAGCGCCTAGGCTGAACGCATGACGGTCCGCCGACTGTCTGCTGTCGACGCGCAGACGTACTGGATGTCGGCGAAGATTCCCAACGATCAGTTTCTGCTCTACGGCTTCAACGGAGTGCCGGCGAACGTCGACCGGGCCCTGCAGGAGATCCGGACCCGCGCGCAGGACTGTCCTGAGTTGACGCTACGGGTCCGCGACAGTGTGCTGAGCTACCCGCAATGGGTGACCGGCGACGTCAGCGCGGACCAGTTCGTCGTGCACGAGCCGACATCGTGGACGGACTGCCTGTCCACCGTCGCCGGGCTGGCGTCGGACCAACTGGACGCACGCTCGATGACGTGGCGGCTGCACGTCTTCTGCGCTGTCGATGACATGCCACGCACGCGCAGGGGAGCCGTGGCGGTGGTGCAGATGGCCCACGCACTCGGCGACGGGATCCGCTCGTCCGCGCTGGCGGCGCTGTTGTTCGGTAGGGCCGGTGTCGTAGCGCCGGTGGAGCCGCCATCGTCGGCCAAGCCGCTGGCGCTGCCATGGCTCGGCTACCGTGCCGCCCGCGCACATCGTCAACTGGAGCGCGATACCGCCGCCGGACTCGTGCCGCCGCAAGCTGATTCGCGTCCGGCACTGATCACCAATTCGCGACCCGAGGGTTCGATCAGTATTCGCACCGTGGTGCGACATCGTGCCGACATACCGGGTCCGACCGTCACCGTCGGTGTGCTGGCGGCGATTTCCACGGCGTTGTCTGCGCACCTGCACGAGCTGGGCGACGATCCGCGGTTGCTTGGCGCCGAGGTGCCCATGGCGAAACAGGGCCCGCGTCGCGCGCACAATCACTTCGGCAACGTGGGCGTCGGCTTGTATCCGAACCTGAAGCCAGGCGAGCGGATTACCCGCATCGCTGAGGATCTCTCGAATCGCCGTCGTCGCGCTGCCCATCCCGCGATGCGTGCGGCGACTCGCGCCTTCGAGGCTGTTCCTGCGCCGCTACTACGCTGGGGCGTCACACGGTTCGACCCATCGCTGCGCTCGCCGACGGTGACGGGCAACACCGTCGTCTCCAGCGTCAACCGAGGTCAGATCGATCTCCACTTCGGCGACGCACCCGTCGTGCTGACCGCGGGCTATCCGGGTCTGTCTCCGATGATGGGCCTCACGCACGGCGTCCACGGCATCGGGGACACCATCGCGATCAGCGTGCACGCAGCTGAACCGGCGGTCGGTGATATCGATGCCTACGTCGAGCGCCTGGACGCTGCGCTCGGAGGCTGAGCCGTTTCCGACCCGTGGCGAACGCTCTATTGACGCCGGAGTAAACCGACTTATGGCGCGTCGGTGGGGCCTGAAGGGCTGAATTGTGCGGCTCGGGGGATTGGCAGCAAACAAAATCACAGGTTGTCGCGAATTAGAGCAAACAATTGCAATTCAGGCACTATATTGTGCGAATTTCGTCGCGCCGCGCAGACGGGGAGGTTGACCTTGGATCCCGCCCACGATCTTGAATAACGTAGAAAGCTGACCGCTTCGATTGGCCAATTCAAACGGCGGCGGCGCTATTGATGTCGTACAGTAAATACGTCTAGGGGAGATCGTCATTTCGACGAAGGGGGTTCTGTAATGCCGCTATTCATGCGCAAGCTGGTGCTCGCATTTATGCTCACCACAATCGTCGGTACGGTGTCCGGGTGCGTAATTCCGGTCGAGATCACCTGCCCTGACGGCGTTGTCTGCGTTCCGTAAGACGCGCAGAACTTAAACGGTCCATTGCCGGAGTTCCCGGTATTGGTATTTGAGGCCTACCTCCTCATTGGGACTCGGCCGGCTTGGCATTGATTGCCAGCCAGGTCTCGATAAGGGAGTCGACTGCGGCCCCACCCGCTCGAGGCGGCGGTGACCCGTGCTGTTGAGTCCGGCAAGGGTCGCCGCCGCCGTGAACGATTCTCAGCGTGGGTGGGGGCTGGGCAGGGGCTTAACACATGGCCTAGATTTTGTTGCATGACTGCATACGGTTCCGCTGCTGACATTGGCCTGCTGATCCTGCGAGTCGTGCTCGGTCTCACGATGGCCGCGCACGGTTACAACAAGTTCTTCGGCAAGGGCGGCTTGGCGGGCACCGCAGGCTGGTTCGACAGCATGGGGATGAAGCCCGGCATATTCCACGCCAGAGTCGCCGCAACCACGGAGATGGCGGCGGGTATCGGTCTCGCCGTCGGACTCCTCACGCCGATTCCGGCGGCAGGCTTCGTCGCGCTGATGCTGGTGGCCGCCTGGACCGTGCACCGGCCCAACGGCTTCTTCATCGTCAAGGAAGGCTGGGAGTACAACCTGGTGCTGGCTGCGTCGGCGGTCGGGATCGCGACAATCGGGGCCGGCAAGTTGAGCCTCGACTACCTGTTGTTCCGCACCTCGTCGCTGTACGACTTCCTGCACGGCTGGTGGGGTCTGATCATCTCGCTGGGCCTCGGGCTGGCCGGCGGCATCGGCCAACTGGTCATCTTCTATCGGCCGCCCGCCAAGGCCGACGCCGCGTAGCCTGCGAGTCCGCCGAACTGATTCCGCGAAGCTAGAACACGTTCTAGTCTTTCGGCCATGGGATTTCTCAAGCCCGACATGCCGGTCGTCGACTTCGACGAATGGCGCAAGGGTTCGCGCTCCGAGAAGATTCGTCCGATGGCCCTGCA
The nucleotide sequence above comes from Mycolicibacterium moriokaense. Encoded proteins:
- a CDS encoding alpha/beta fold hydrolase, with amino-acid sequence MLEPETIDVATPAVGLRALTWGREDAPIALCLHGFPDTAYGWRKMAPVLVDAGWRVVAPFMRGYAPSSLPKDGSYHIGAYMDDALRVLDAVGATGRDVIIGHDWGAMAGTGLAAMPDSPFKKAVIMSVPPSASFRPPGGRVADVGRLVRTLPAQLRRSWYILYFQLPWLPERSTEWIVPRLWRKWSPGYAADEDVRHVHASIGAPDRWRAALGFYRAVVRNTKVPPQYAELHEHWLAAPRIPTLYLHGRDDGCATADYAQWVEKILPDGSEVTIVPHTGHFLQLDQPDVVGRHIADFVGSPI
- a CDS encoding WS/DGAT domain-containing protein: MTVRRLSAVDAQTYWMSAKIPNDQFLLYGFNGVPANVDRALQEIRTRAQDCPELTLRVRDSVLSYPQWVTGDVSADQFVVHEPTSWTDCLSTVAGLASDQLDARSMTWRLHVFCAVDDMPRTRRGAVAVVQMAHALGDGIRSSALAALLFGRAGVVAPVEPPSSAKPLALPWLGYRAARAHRQLERDTAAGLVPPQADSRPALITNSRPEGSISIRTVVRHRADIPGPTVTVGVLAAISTALSAHLHELGDDPRLLGAEVPMAKQGPRRAHNHFGNVGVGLYPNLKPGERITRIAEDLSNRRRRAAHPAMRAATRAFEAVPAPLLRWGVTRFDPSLRSPTVTGNTVVSSVNRGQIDLHFGDAPVVLTAGYPGLSPMMGLTHGVHGIGDTIAISVHAAEPAVGDIDAYVERLDAALGG
- a CDS encoding DoxX family protein gives rise to the protein MTAYGSAADIGLLILRVVLGLTMAAHGYNKFFGKGGLAGTAGWFDSMGMKPGIFHARVAATTEMAAGIGLAVGLLTPIPAAGFVALMLVAAWTVHRPNGFFIVKEGWEYNLVLAASAVGIATIGAGKLSLDYLLFRTSSLYDFLHGWWGLIISLGLGLAGGIGQLVIFYRPPAKADAA